A part of Ictalurus furcatus strain D&B chromosome 8, Billie_1.0, whole genome shotgun sequence genomic DNA contains:
- the canx gene encoding calnexin yields the protein MELKVRLCVLLLALSVCVTLQVRAQEEDEDEDVHVEDDLGNLGDEELLDGDGEVDLEDEEKPTPTPAAPTVTYKAPEPKGEHYFAESFDKGTLDGWVLSQAKKDGIDEDIAKYDGKWEVEEMKDTKLPGDKGLVLKSRAKHHAISALLLRPFTFDTKPLIVQYEVNFQNGIDCGGAYAKLLSQSAELNLDEFVDKTPYTIMFGPDKCGEDYKLHFIFRHKNPKTGEYEEKHAKKADSDLRTYYTDKKTHLYTLVLNPDNSFEILIDQTVVNSGNLLNDMTPAVNPPAEIEDPDDHKPDDWDERPKIPDPDAVKPDDWDEDAPAKIADEDAVKPDGWLDDEPEYISDPDAVKPEDWDEDMDGEWEAPQIPNSACESAPGCGKWERPMIDNPNYKGKWKPPMVDNPNYQGVWKPRKIPNPDYFEDLHPFRMTAVSAVGLELWSMSSDIFFDNFFITSDRNVADKWAEEGWGLKKAAEGAAEPGLVNQMMSAAEERPWLWVVYVLTVALPVVLIFVFCCTGKKKPATSAAEYKKTDEPQPDVKEEEEEEEEEEEEEARDEESEKKADAEESPAEAEAPEEEEADKQEDKSDEKQEDDVLRRSPRSKARARKD from the exons ATGGAACTGAAGGTGCGGTTGTGCGTGCTACTGCTAGCACTGAGCGTGTGCGTGACGCTACAGGTGCGCGCCCAGGAAGAGGACGAAGACGAGGACGTGCACGTGGAAGACGACCTGGGAAACCTGGGAGACGAAGAGCTGCTGGACGGAGACGGAGAGGTCGACCTCGAGGACGAAGAAAAGCCGACGCCCACTCCAGCAGCACCTACC GTGACGTATAAAGCCCCAGAGCCGAAGGGCGAGCACTATTTTGCCGAGTCGTTCGATAAAGGAACGCTGGACGG GTGGGTTTTATCCCAGGCGAAGAAGGATGGCATCGATGAGGACATCGCCAAGTATGACG GTAAATGGGAGGTTGAGGAGATGAAAGACACAAAGCTGCCTGGTGATAAAGGCCTTGTACTGAAGTCCAGAGCCAAACATCACGCCATCTCCGCTCTGCTACTGCGTCCTTTCACCTTCGACACCAAACCCCTCATCGTCCA GTACGAGGTGAACTTCCAGAATGGAATCGACTGTGGAGGCGCCTACGCCAAACTTCTCTCCCAGAGCGCAGAACTCAACCTG GACGAGTTCGTCGATAAGACCCCGTACACCATCATGTTCGGACCGGATAAGTGCGGCGAGGACTACAAGCTCCACTTTATCTTCCGCCACAAGAACCCCAAAACGGGCGAGTACGAGGAAAAACACGCCAAAAAAGCCGACTCGGACCTCCGTACGTACTACACGGACAAGAAGACCCACCTGTACACACTGG TGTTAAACCCAGACAACAGCTTCGAGATACTGATCGACCAGACAGTGGTGAACAGCGGAAATCTGCTGAACGATATGACCCCTGCAGTAAACCCTCCCGCTGAGATCGAAGACCCCGATGACCACAAGCCTGACGACTGGGACGAGAGACCCAAGATCCCGGACCCGGACGCAGTCAAGCCTGACGACTG ggatgAGGATGCTCCGGCCAAGATCGCCGATGAAGATGCAGTGAAACCTGACGGCTGGCTGGACGACGAGCCTGAGTACATCAGTGACCCTGATGCTGTTAAACCGGAGGACTG GGATGAGGATATGGACGGTGAGTGGGAGGCGCCTCAGATCCCTAACTCCGCCTGCGAGTCCGCCCCAGGCTGTGGAAAATGGGAGAGGCCTATGATTGACAACCCCAACTACAAGGGCAAGTGGAAGCCACCCATGGTCGACAACCCCAACTATCAG GGAGTGTGGAAGCCCAGGAAGATCCCCAACCCTGACTACTTCGAGGACCTGCATCCGTTCCGCATGACTGCCGTGAGCGCCGTGGGCCTGGAGCTCTGGTCCATGTCCTCGGACATCTTTTTCGACAACTTCTTCATCACGTCGGACCGCAACGTCGCCGACAAGTGGGCGGAGGAAGGCTGGGGCCTGAAGAAAGCCGCAGAGGGAGCAGCTGAG CCTGGTCTCGTTAATCAGATGATGTCTGCAGCAGAAGAGAGACCCTGGCTCTGGGTGGTCTACGTCCTGACCGTGGCTCTCCCTGTTGTCCTTATCTTCGTCTTCTGCTGCACTGGaaag AAGAAGCCAGCGACCTCTGCTGCCGAGTACAAGAAGACTGACGAGCCTCAGCCTGAtgtgaaggaggaagaggaggaggaagaagaagaggaagaagaagaggccaGGGATGAAGAGTCAG AGAAGAAAGCTGATGCGGAGGAAAGCCCTGCAGAAGCAGAAGCACcagaggaagaggaagcagaCAAACAGGAAGACAAATCAGATGAG AAACAAGAGGACGATGTCCTCAGGAGGTCCCCGAGAAGCAAAGCGAGAGCTAGAAAGGACTGA